From Tripterygium wilfordii isolate XIE 37 chromosome 13, ASM1340144v1, whole genome shotgun sequence, the proteins below share one genomic window:
- the LOC120013146 gene encoding uncharacterized protein LOC120013146, translating to MAVDNHSLCILGAMDRLWFHQIILFPEPSSPLVTKTVPQSHSFTSGVSSSFSTNEGIPSSVSASASSFSEEDGSLFPSTATPRSSMVDSNNEEEEDDDEEDKEVKKKERPGRLNLVVDKTRSHSSSPSTKKPRKGLRHSRKLLKSMSCKSLLELELEEVKGFMDLGFKFNEHLSPRMMSIVPGLQRLGLLRERHSSTISELNGIAESVAKDEKFEEEDEEERRVMRPYLSEAWLIKRPNSPLLNLKVPRVYAAADMKRHLIFWARMVASEIQQETEIGN from the exons ATGGCGGTGGATAACCATTCTCTATGTATTCTGGGAGCCATGGATCGTCTTTGGTTTCACCAAATTATTCTCTTCCCAGAACCATCTTCACCACTTGTGACCAAAACCGTTCCACAATCGCATTCCTTCACTTCAGGAGTCTCCTCATCATTCAGTACAAACGAGGGCATCCCATCATCGGTTTCAGCATCAGCATCATCATTTTCTGAAGAAGATGGGTCATTATTCCCATCTACAGCAACTCCTCGATCTTCAATG GTTGATTCcaacaatgaagaagaagaagatgatgatgaggaagatAAGGAAgttaagaagaaagaaagaccaGGAAGGCTGAATCTTGTCGTGGACAAAACTCGGTCACATTCTTCATCACCATCAACCAAAAAACCTCGAAAAGGTCTTAGGCACTCAAGAAAACTGCTTAAATCAATGAGCTGCAAGAGCTTGTTGGAGCTAGAACTTGAAGAAGTAAAAGGTTTTATGGATCTTGGTTTCAAATTCAATGAACACTTGAGCCCAAGAATGATGAGCATAGTCCCTGGATTGCAAAGACTCGGATTACTCAGAGAAAGACATAGTAGTACTATTAGTGAACTGAATGGGATTGCTGAATCAGTGGCAAAAGATGAGAAAtttgaagaggaagatgaagaggaGCGAAGAGTCATGAGACCATATTTATCAGAAGCTTGGCTTATAAAGAGACCCAATTCACCACTATTAAATCTGAAGGTGCCTAGAGTCTATGCTGCTGCAGACATGAAGAGACACTTGATATTCTGGGCTAGAATGGTTGCATCAGAAATCCAACAAGAAACTGAAATTGGGAACTAG
- the LOC120013708 gene encoding L-type lectin-domain containing receptor kinase VIII.1-like, giving the protein MLSLSSQFSGITTCLLLCFLNNLVIVTTATTEFDFGTLTLSSLKLVGDAHLNNGSVRLTRDLAVPNSGAGRVLYSKPIRFLETGTRSPTSFSTFFSFSVNNLNPSSIGGGLAFVISPDDETIGAAGGFLGLLGDNGVGSGFVAVEFDTVMDVEFKDINSNHVGLDLNSMVSPQVGDLGSLDIDLKSGDLVNAWIEYDGSSRVFSISVSYSNLKPKVPILSFPLDLDQYVNDFMYVGFSGSTQGSTEIHSIEWWSFSSSFESSNSGSGSGPGSVPPPPTTSFMNPTANSVKSPPPSLAPTGSDSSTSTQQKSSKSSSCHNQLCKQGPGAVAGVVTASAFGLAIFAGVLVWVFSKRFKQEKKSESFASEIIRTPKEFSYKELKSATKCFNANRAIGHGAFGTVYKGVLPETGDIVAVKRCSHNSQGKNEFLSELSIIGTLRHRNLVTLQGWCHEKGEILLVYDLMPNGSLDKALFEARTPLPWPHRLKILLGVASALTYLHQECENQVIHRDIKTSNIMLDEGFNARLGDFGLARQTEHDKSPDATVAAGTMGYLAPEYLLTGRATEKTDVFSYGAVALEAASGRRPIEKEAAREAGKVGVNSNLVDWVWSLYRDGRPLMAADARLGGEFDEEEMRKVLLVGLACSHPDPLARPTMRGVVQMLVGEAEVPIVPRTKPSMSFSTSHLLLSLQDSVSDLNGMITISTSSSENSYNGIEIV; this is encoded by the coding sequence ATGTTGTCTCTTTCTTCACAATTTTCTGGCATTACTACTTGTTTGCTGCTCTGTTTCTTGAACAATCTAGTGATTGTTACTACTGCAACTACTGAATTCGATTTTGGAACCTTGACTTTGAGTAGTCTGAAGCTTGTTGGAGATGCCCATTTGAACAATGGGAGTGTCCGCCTCACTCGTGACCTCGCCGTCCCCAATTCCGGCGCCGGAAGGGTCCTGTACTCCAAACCCATCAGATTCCTGGAGACTGGAACACGCTCTCCGACAAGTTTCTccactttcttctccttctccgtcAACAATTTGAACCCGTCCTCCATCGGTGGTGGACTTGCCTTTGTAATCTCGCCGGACGACGAGACAATCGGAGCTGCTGGAGGATTCCTGGGTCTTCTCGGTGACAATGGGGTCGGGTCGGGATTTGTGGCTGTTGAGTTTGACACTGTCATGGACGTTGAGTTCAAAGACATTAACAGCAACCATGTGGGTTTGGATCTTAACAGTATGGTCTCTCCGCAGGTAGGCGATTTGGGTTCTCTAGATATCGATCTCAAAAGCGGCGATCTTGTCAACGCCTGGATCGAGTACGATGGGTCAAGTCGCGTTTTCAGTATCTCGGTTTCCTACTCCAATCTGAAACCCAAAGTCCCAATTCTTTCGTTTCCTCTTGATCTTGATCAGTATGTTAACGACTTTATGTATGTTGGGTTTTCCGGTTCCACACAGGGGAGTACAGAGATTCATAGCATTGAATGGTGGAGCTTCAGCTCTTCTTTTGAGTCATCAAATTCGGGCTCTGGTTCGGGTCCGGGTTCAGTTCCGCCGCCCCCAACGACTAGTTTTATGAACCCAACGGCTAATTCGGTCAAGTCACCACCGCCTTCATTGGCTCCTACTGGGTCTGATTCGAGCACTAGTACTCAACAGAAGAGCAGCAAGTCGTCTTCTTGTCATAACCAGCTCTGCAAACAAGGTCCAGGGGCTGTTGCAGGAGTTGTGACTGCTAGTGCTTTCGGTTTAGCCATTTTTGCAGGCGTTCTCGTCTGGGTATTCTCCAAAAGattcaaacaagaaaagaaatcagAGTCATTTGCGTCGGAGATTATCAGAACGCCAAAGGAATTTAGTTATAAGGAGCTAAAATCGGCTACTAAATGCTTCAATGCAAACAGAGCTATTGGCCATGGTGCATTTGGCACAGTCTATAAGGGAGTACTACCAGAGACTGGTGACATTGTTGCCGTGAAGAGATGTAGTCATAACAGTCAAGGAAAGAATGAATTCTTATCCGAATTGTCGATAATTGGAACTCTTCGGCATAGAAATTTAGTTACGCTTCAAGGATGGTGCCATGAAAAGGGAGAAATTCTGTTAGTCTACGATTTAATGCCTAATGGGAGCCTCGATAAAGCCCTGTTTGAAGCAAGAACACCATTGCCATGGCCGCATAGACTAAAAATTCTACTAGGTGTCGCATCCGCATTGACATACTTGCATCAAGAATGTGAAAACCAGGTCATTCATAGAGACATTAAGACAAGCAATATAATGCTGGATGAAGGGTTCAATGCCCGATTAGGCGATTTTGGTTTAGCAAGGCAGACTGAGCACGATAAGTCACCGGACGCGACAGTAGCTGCCGGAACAATGGGGTACTTGGCACCTGAATATCTCTTAACAGGAAGAGCAACTGAGAAAACTGATGTGTTCAGCTATGGGGCTGTGGCTCTTGAGGCTGCTAGTGGAAGAAGACCCATTGAAAAGGAGGCTGCTCGTGAGGCTGGGAAAGTAGGAGTTAACAGCAATCTAGTGGATTGGGTGTGGAGTTTATACAGAGACGGAAGGCCATTAATGGCAGCAGATGCAAGACTTGGTGGAGAGTTTGATGAGGAAGAGATGAGGAAAGTGTTGTTGGTTGGGCTAGCTTGCTCTCACCCTGACCCATTGGCTAGACCCACAATGAGAGGTGTGGTTCAGATGCTGGTGGGTGAGGCTGAAGTCCCAATTGTTCCAAGAACCAAGCCTTCAATGAGCTTTAGCACTTCACATCTCTTGTTGAGCTTGCAAGACAGTGTGTCTGACCTTAATGGCATGATCACTATTTCCACTTCCTCATCTGAGAATAGCTACAATGGTATTGAAATAGTGTGA
- the LOC120013147 gene encoding uncharacterized protein LOC120013147 → MSTEEEIKEIEETNTDPNMSGSPSNPSPKARSVRTKVPEVEIHLYRQGKGPIDVFKSSLGGWDQNQLEVRDILEKYGFKSVYAFSPGSGRSVPIRFHSKNGRSILGYKDGSVIHVDGEPKDSLIKPVTKIVVGVAVITLLITLVSKETPAWMEKLNVFGGSFPPWILACMVIVFTRMRKRTRDFLKKYGW, encoded by the coding sequence ATGAGTACAGAGgaagaaatcaaagaaatcGAAGAAACAAACACCGACCCGAATATGAGCGGGTCTCCATCGAACCCGAGCCCTAAGGCCAGGTCCGTGAGGACAAAAGTGCCGGAGGTGGAGATCCACCTGTACCGGCAGGGCAAGGGTCCAATCGACGTCTTCAAGTCGAGCTTGGGAGGCTGGGACCAGAACCAGCTGGAGGTACGAGACATCCTCGAAAAGTACGGATTCAAGTCGGTATATGCTTTCTCTCCTGGTTCGGGTCGCAGCGTCCCAATCAGATTTCACTCCAAGAATGGCAGGTCTATACTCGGCTACAAGGATGGATCCGTCATTCATGTTGATGGAGAACCTAAAGATTCGTTGATCAAACCTGTGACCAAGATCGTGGTTGGGGTAGCGGTAATTACTCTTTTGATAACATTGGTATCGAAGGAAACTCCGGCGTGGATGGAGAAATTGAACGTGTTTGGGGGCAGCTTCCCTCCTTGGATCCTTGCTTGCATGGTTATTGTTTTCACTCGCATGAGGAAGAGAACTAGGGATTTCTTGAAGAAGTACGGTTGGTGA
- the LOC120013145 gene encoding probable E3 ubiquitin-protein ligase ZFP1 isoform X1, with product MGHRHPFTAAAQMFEGEDDHTWNHMHMERPYMNLAQNGFFNPIESTNVDAVPFSSHWNPALMSNMYNSLSHNEVSHHQPNPPGSSYNPFVHLPPGGAFCMVPEDYVHHASSSNVDQQTFHGAEGSFVDLTMGNGRVPHKRKSPGIPDTRERGSRNGCYSAGSSSNHNLSSEWQSWTPNLDSQQMPREHISMNPSYRGNGLSVRSDCSMRNVRSRPALDLESNHAGTYLSSIPPPSSYPTNCPNDYSSSSLDFFGETSSTLTRDLSQVSSVHGRNLVSDTGGNHETNHFHLGDSASNPSPEIGGYHHDYVLGRHAINSQSFNGASTNSVRGVRSSYSQRSGPALRPSSSGLRLGHVAPSDEGLQLFAERYSAGHSRPLPSIPWHGSDRIGRSRASNERYRLLSDETSLRDQLSSEAFMIVERSALYGSRNAFDHRRDMSLDVDNMSYEELLALGERIGTVSTGLSEGAVVKCLAETIHFSSGQFQNRGSCAICLEEYKDMEDVGSLKNCGHDYHAICIKKWLSIKNLCPICKASALDDDSKGK from the exons ATGGGGCATAGACATCCATTTACAGCTGCAGCTCAAATGTTTGAAGGTGAAGATGATCATACTTGGAACCATATGCATATGGAGCGACCTTATATGAATTTAG CACAGAATGGCTTCTTTAATCCCATAGAAAGTACGAATGTGGATGCAGTGCCGTTCTCTTCTCATTGGAATCCTGCTCTGATGTCAAATATGTATAATTCCTTGAGTCATAATGAAGTATCGCATCATCAACCAAACCCTCCAGGCTCATCTTACAATCCTTTTGTCCATCTGCCACCTGGTGGAGCCTTTTGTATGGTACCAGAGGACTATGTGCACCATGCATCATCTTCCAACGTTGACCAACAGACATTCCATGGAGCTGAGGGCAGTTTTGTTGATCTTACTATGGGAAATGGTAGAGTGCCACACAAGCGGAAAAGCCCTGGAATACCTGACACGCGTGAGAGAGGCAGTAGAAATGGATGTTATTCTGCGGGAAGCTCCTCTAACCACAACTTGTCCTCTGAATGGCAGTCATGGACACCAAATTTAGATTCTCAACAAATGCCTAGGGAACACATTTCCATGAACCCGAGTTATAGAGGCAATGGCCTATCTGTTAGGTCTGATTGTTCGATGAGGAATGTGAGAAGTCGTCCTGCCCTTGATTTGGAATCCAACCATGCTGGGACCTATTTGTCAAGCATTCCTCCCCCCAGCTCCTATCCCACAAACTGCCCCAATGATTATTCTTCTAGCTCATTGGATTTCTTTGGTGAGACATCTTCCACCTTGACACGGGATTTGAGCCAGGTGTCATCAGTTCATGGAAGGAATCTAGTTTCAG ATACTGGTGGCAATCATGAAACAAATCACTTCCATCTTGGAGACAGTGCTAGTAATCCATCTCCAGAAATTGGGGGATACCATCATGATTACGTTTTGGGCAGACATGCCATAAATAGTCAGAGTTTTAATGGTGCCTCAACTAATTCCGTGAGGGGTGTTCGTAGTAGCTATTCTCAAAGATCTGGCCCAGCTTTGCGGCCATCTTCTAGCGGTTTGCGGTTGGGACATGTTGCACCTTCAGATGAGGGATTGCAATTATTTGCTGAAAGGTATTCCGCTGGACATTCGAGACCATTGCCCTCCATTCCATGGCATGGCAGTGACAGGATTGGGAGGTCAAGGGCATCCAATGAGAGATATAGATTGCTATCTGATGAGACCAGTCTTCGTGATCAACTTTCATCTGAG GCGTTTATGATTGTGGAGCGATCAGCCTTGTACGGGTCCAGAAATGCATTTGACCACCGCAGGGACATGAGCCTAGATGTCGACAACATGAGCTATGAG GAATTGCTTGCACTTGGGGAAAGGATCGGCACCGTTAGTACAGGGTTGTCTGAAGGCGCAGTAGTAAAGTGTTTAGCAGAGACAATACACTTTTCCTCTGGTCAATTCCAGAACAGAGGATCTTGTGCAATATGCCTG GAAGAGTACAAGGACATGGAAGATGTTGGGAGCCTGAAGAATTGTGGTCATGATTATCATGCAATCTGCATTAAAAAGTGGTTATCAATAAAAAATTTGTGTCCCATCTGCAAGGCTTCTGCTCTGGATGATGATTCCAAGGGAAAGTAA
- the LOC120013145 gene encoding uncharacterized protein LOC120013145 isoform X2, which produces MGHRHPFTAAAQMFEGEDDHTWNHMHMERPYMNLAQNGFFNPIESTNVDAVPFSSHWNPALMSNMYNSLSHNEVSHHQPNPPGSSYNPFVHLPPGGAFCMVPEDYVHHASSSNVDQQTFHGAEGSFVDLTMGNGRVPHKRKSPGIPDTRERGSRNGCYSAGSSSNHNLSSEWQSWTPNLDSQQMPREHISMNPSYRGNGLSVRSDCSMRNVRSRPALDLESNHAGTYLSSIPPPSSYPTNCPNDYSSSSLDFFGETSSTLTRDLSQVSSVHGRNLVSDTGGNHETNHFHLGDSASNPSPEIGGYHHDYVLGRHAINSQSFNGASTNSVRGVRSSYSQRSGPALRPSSSGLRLGHVAPSDEGLQLFAERYSAGHSRPLPSIPWHGSDRIGRSRASNERYRLLSDETSLRDQLSSEKFAGVYDCGAISLVRVQKCI; this is translated from the exons ATGGGGCATAGACATCCATTTACAGCTGCAGCTCAAATGTTTGAAGGTGAAGATGATCATACTTGGAACCATATGCATATGGAGCGACCTTATATGAATTTAG CACAGAATGGCTTCTTTAATCCCATAGAAAGTACGAATGTGGATGCAGTGCCGTTCTCTTCTCATTGGAATCCTGCTCTGATGTCAAATATGTATAATTCCTTGAGTCATAATGAAGTATCGCATCATCAACCAAACCCTCCAGGCTCATCTTACAATCCTTTTGTCCATCTGCCACCTGGTGGAGCCTTTTGTATGGTACCAGAGGACTATGTGCACCATGCATCATCTTCCAACGTTGACCAACAGACATTCCATGGAGCTGAGGGCAGTTTTGTTGATCTTACTATGGGAAATGGTAGAGTGCCACACAAGCGGAAAAGCCCTGGAATACCTGACACGCGTGAGAGAGGCAGTAGAAATGGATGTTATTCTGCGGGAAGCTCCTCTAACCACAACTTGTCCTCTGAATGGCAGTCATGGACACCAAATTTAGATTCTCAACAAATGCCTAGGGAACACATTTCCATGAACCCGAGTTATAGAGGCAATGGCCTATCTGTTAGGTCTGATTGTTCGATGAGGAATGTGAGAAGTCGTCCTGCCCTTGATTTGGAATCCAACCATGCTGGGACCTATTTGTCAAGCATTCCTCCCCCCAGCTCCTATCCCACAAACTGCCCCAATGATTATTCTTCTAGCTCATTGGATTTCTTTGGTGAGACATCTTCCACCTTGACACGGGATTTGAGCCAGGTGTCATCAGTTCATGGAAGGAATCTAGTTTCAG ATACTGGTGGCAATCATGAAACAAATCACTTCCATCTTGGAGACAGTGCTAGTAATCCATCTCCAGAAATTGGGGGATACCATCATGATTACGTTTTGGGCAGACATGCCATAAATAGTCAGAGTTTTAATGGTGCCTCAACTAATTCCGTGAGGGGTGTTCGTAGTAGCTATTCTCAAAGATCTGGCCCAGCTTTGCGGCCATCTTCTAGCGGTTTGCGGTTGGGACATGTTGCACCTTCAGATGAGGGATTGCAATTATTTGCTGAAAGGTATTCCGCTGGACATTCGAGACCATTGCCCTCCATTCCATGGCATGGCAGTGACAGGATTGGGAGGTCAAGGGCATCCAATGAGAGATATAGATTGCTATCTGATGAGACCAGTCTTCGTGATCAACTTTCATCTGAG AAATTTGCAGGCGTTTATGATTGTGGAGCGATCAGCCTTGTACGGGTCCAGAAATGCATTTGA